The Planctellipticum variicoloris DNA window GCATAATAAATCCCGATCAGATCAGCGGGGTGATTGTGCACAATCGTGCCCTCCCCGCGGCCCACGCGATTGCTGAACAGCAGCAGATCGAGCCCCTCCGGTCCCGCGATCCCCTCGGCCTCCAGCCAGTGCTTCACCCCTGTGAGGAACATCGACCGGAGCTGTTCGATCGCCGGGACGCGGTCCGCCAGACGCAGCAGATTCAGCGCGTCGGGGTGCGTGTTGAACCTGTCGTCGAGCTCCGGCCGGCGCTCAAACAGATCGCAGAGCTCCGCATTCAGCGGGCCGGTGTCCGGGAATTGGATGGTCGCCACCCGCGTCGGAAAAAAGGCATAGTCCGTCACTTCCATCTGCCGACCTTCTCACACTGAAACCCGCTGCCCCCGCCTCGACACGAACCGCTCACAGCTCCAGAGGAGATTGCGAACGCTCTGTGCGTCGCCGAATTCGACAGTATCTGCACATTGAGCGCCCGGCTGAGTTCCGTTGTCTCACTTCGACAGCTCCATGAGCTGAACGCAGAGAGCTTGTAGCCCAACATGCTCTGGATTTGCCATCGCACGATGCCCCGGCGATGCCGTCTTTTCCGCACGGGTCTATCGCTTCATTATTATTCCGCACTCAGCGATCGAAAAGGCGATCCTGGTTTTCCTCTGTGGCACAGCCTGCCGGCGAACCCCTGTCAGCGACTGCTCGCGACCGGCGCGCGACGCAGGATGGGATCTCTGCCGCTGACGCGCGGCGTTTCGGGCGCTTCGGCCGATGCGTTCAACCCGCAACTCGGGACGACGGCATACATCGCCAGTCACCAGAGCACTCACGATTCCGGGACGGAATTGCAGCTTCGGAATTGCTTTCCGGCCTTCATGCGACACCGAAGTTCAGCGCCCCAGGTTCGCAGCCCGGCCCAAAAAGCTCTAACGGCGTCCCGCCATCTCGACTTGATGGCCGGCAGGAGGCCTTCCACCATGCTGCAGGGCACTTCTGCGTCAAACCCTCAATTCCGGCATCTCCTCCCGGCATCGCGCCCAGTTCAAAAACTTGCCGCCTTGGCCAGGGTCTTCCTCGGTCGACGCTGCAACGGCTTGCCGCAGTCGGGCGACAGGCGGTTCAAACGGTGATTGACGAGCCTCTGGCCAGCCGCCTATTGTCAGCACAATCGGGTGGGAGAATCACCAGTGATACGCCATGTGCGGCAAGCACGGGCTTCAGCAGTCAAGGAAGAAGGGAACGCGATGACGGTCAAACGGATGGACAACGTCCTCATCGTTGTCGACGATCTCGAAGCCGCCAAGGCGTTCTTCATCGAACTGGGCCTCAGGCTTGAGGGGGAGACGACCGTCGAAGGGCCTTTGGTCGGGAAACTGATCGGGCTCAACGATGTCCGGGCCACCCTGGCGATGTTGCGGACTCCCGATGGGCAGGGCATTGAGCTGGATAAGTTCCACACGCCCGATGCGATCAGGTTCGGACCCGTGAATGCGCCGGTGAACGCGCTGGGCATCCGGCGCGTCATGTTCGCTGTCGATGACATCGGCGCCGTCGTCGCGCACATGCGCGCCCACGGAGCCGAGCTCATTGGCGAAATGCAGTACGAGGACATGTACCGACTGGCCTACATCCGCGGGCCGGAGGGCATCATTGTCGCGCTTGCCGAGCAGTTCGGCTGAGGCGTGCCCGGCGAATCGCCGTGCACTGCAGTAAAACCGGCCATTGCGCCACTGTTGCAATCCGAGCATTGCGCGGGCCGGGTCGCCGAGCATTGGTCGTTCGGTCTTTTCCCTTCCGCCAACCTGCCGTTCAATTGCGGCAGGCAGGCTTTCCAGCCGCGGCCCCCGGTCAGAGAAAACTCAGACGGCGTCCAGTCGCACCGGCTGTGCTGCAGTGGCATCGCATTCCCATTGCGCCGAAGTGGTACGCTCGATCTGCGACGACTATCGTTACGGCCTCGGAAAAACGGCTTCGTCTGTTCGCGCTCGAATATGCCCCAGCTCTCTGAGAGATTCGAAAGATCGGAGGTTGAGGCGTCGTTCGGGGTCGCTGCATATTGCCGCAAGCCCATTGCAGGAGCACTTCATGCGATCTCTTCGCTATTCCATCAACATCACCTTGGACGGGTGCTGCGATCATCGGGCAGGCTCGACGGACGAAGAGTTGCATCGTGACTGGGCCGAGAAGCTCGCGCAGGCCGATGCCCTGCTCTTCGGCAGAGTCACCTACGAAATGATGGAGGCGGCCTGGCGGCCGCCGGCGACGGGCGTGAGGCCCGATTGGATGGCCGACTGGATGGAACCCTTCGCCCGGACGATCGACGCCGCAAAGAAGTACGTCGTTTCGAGCACGCTGGACCGGGTCGACTGGAACGCGGAGCTCGTGCGCGGAGATCTGGGGGAGGCCGTTCAGCAGCTCAAGCGGGAGCCGGGGAAGGGACTGTTCGTGGGAGGCGTCAAGCTCCCGCTGGCATTGGCGGAACTGGGATTGATCGATGAGTACGAGTTCGTGGTGCATCCCAGGCTGGCGGGCCACGGGCCGACGTTGTTCGCGGGGCTGTCCAAGTATGTCGACTTGAGGCTCGTGGGCCGGCGGGAATTCGGCTGCGGCGCGGTGGCAATGCAGTATGTGCCCAGACGATAGCCATCAGCACGAAAGCCTGCACTCTCCCAGGCCGTCGCGACTTCTGAGTTGAGGGCCGGCAGTGGTCGCATCACCGTGTCGCACAAAAGCCGAAGCCGCACGCCGGACGAATCTGGCAGCATCCGGCAACCTGCAACACGCGAGTCTCGTGCCGACATGGTTCCATCGTTCAAGCATTGCCGCAGTCCGGCTTCACGACGTCGGATAGCGAGTTATCGAGCAGGGAATAGCGAGAAACGAGTCGCCGGAGAAGAGGGCGGGAGGGCAGTGCAAAATGAAAAGCGAAGGATGGGAAAAAGAGCCTGGTGAGTGGTGAGCGAGGAATGAGGGACGCGGGAGTCCCTGAGCGGCCCCGATGGACCGTCTGCGGGCGACCGGGGCGGCGCGGCCGAGAAAGGCTGAGGACTGTTGGCCGTTCACCCTCCAGGGATTGGTTGCGTGGAATTCATAGTTTGGTCCGATGTCAGTCGTCTGTTGTCTGTCGCAGGGCACGCTCCTGCGTGCCGGTTTGCGGTTTCCACGTCCGTTTCGGCAGGCTCCCGCCCAATCTCGTTCGGCGCGTTTTCTGTACAGGCCGATGGAGTTTGTCGTCTTGCTCCCTGCGGAGGGCGTCGGGATGGCAGCGGCGGGGCTGACGGAGTCCGCGGCCTCAGAGGCCACAGACCTCCGCGACGGCGGCGGCGTCCCGACGCCGAGATTTCGCCCGGAGGGTCCGCTCTGTGACGGTTGGCGGGAAAGGGTTACAGGCACTCTGGGACTTCCGGTCGCGGCGTTCGATCAATCCACGTTCGCGCTGAGCTCGGCCCGGTTTTCGGCGGCGGCAAGACCAGCAACGCTCCCTCACCGGATTTTTCCGGATCCCAGACCAATCGCCACATCGGACGATCAAGACAGAAGTCGTTGCGGGTGTGACAGACCATGTCTCGGATTTGCAAGCTCGATTGCAACCGGCAGAAGCGACGTCTAGACTGAACCTCTTCACCAATTGTTCATTGAAATCGAACTGGCTCGGCGCCGCGGATTTTCCGGAATCTCCGGATTCGTTCCGAAACGCGGTCCGAGATGCGGGGTTTGTAATACGTTCGGCGGCAGTCTGCGGCTGGAACGTTTTTGATTTCGCCATCGTCGTCGTCATTGTCGTCATTGTCGTCATTGCTTCATCGAGTTTCACCCGCTGGATTGACCCCATGAACCCGATTGTACGCCCCGATCGCCGGGCTTCGTCCGGCTTTACGCTCATAGAGCTGCTGGTGGTGATTGCGATCATCGCAATCCTGATCGCCCTGCTGCTGCCGGCCGTGCAGCAGGCCCGCGAGGCCGCCCGCCGGACTCAGTGCAAAAACCATCTGAAGCAGCTCGGCCTGGCCTTCCACAACTACATCGACGTCCACAAGCGGTTCCCGCCGTATTGCGTGGCCGGTGGGTTGGGAACTGGCTCGCAAGAGGTGACCCGCAACTGGGCTTACCCGTCGATGCTACTACCGATGCTGGATCAGGCTCCGCTCTACAATCAGCTTGGCGTCGGGCAGACCAATCTTGTCCCGTTCGCTGCAAACTCGACCCCGCATGACTACACGACCGCCGCTGCCGGTTCGAAGGAGAAATTGTTCACAACCAAGATTTCGGTCTTCTTCTGTCCGTCCTCGAGCGGCGCCGATGTCAACAAGTACCAGAACAATCTCGGCACGATGATGTTCGCCATGAACAATCAGATTGCCCAGCAACCGAGTTCGAGCGCGCCCGGAGCCCCGGCATTGCCGCTGGGTGACATTCTCGACGGGACGTCGAACACGATGCTGATGGCGGAGAAGTCTTTGATGGATTCTCCATTCGTCGCCGTTGGAGCCCAGTGGATCATGGGCCGGTCCTGCGTCACGTTATCTTCCTCGAACCGTCTGGATATTGTCGCCGCTCAGTGCCCGATGAATACTCCGTTCGACGGGTCTCCGGACAGCGCCAATTTGTGCTACAACGAGAATTCACCATCCACGCTCGTCAGCCGTGCTTCGGTAGCAAGTCCGCACGTCGGCGGGGCTCATTTCCTGTTCTGCGACGGCTCGGTGAAATTCATCAGCGAGAACGTCCAGGCGAATCCGGTCACGGGGTCGACAGGAGCCGGCGGGAATTACATTTACCAGAACCTGTTCAATATTAACGACAGAAATTCGATCGGCGATTTCTAAACAGACCGGCTCCTGTTCCATTTTTTCCGTAGACCGACACCGAGACGAGGCGATGGTGATGCAGCGATGGATGGCAATTGCCGTCGTCATGGGCTTGGCGTTGATGGCCATCGGCTGCGGTGGCTCCGGACGCCCGCGCCTGGTGAAAGTCCAGGGTAAAGTGACGCTTGACGGACAACCGCTCGAAGGTGCTCAGGTCGCCTTGCTGTTCGTCACCACGGAGAAAGGAAAGTACCAGAGGCCGTCTCGGGCGACGACTGATCCCGGCGGGGCGTTCACCCCGCAGACTTATGGCAATGACGACGGCCTGCCCGTCGGCAAATACAAAGTTGGAGTGATCAAGCGGGAGATTGTGGGGAATCTTCCTGCGAACTTCAGCGAAGAGAACCCCGAGGCATCCAACGTTAAGTACAAGTGGACGACCCCGCGCGAATACGCCGACCCGGCGTCCTCGGGTCTCGAAGTCGAAGTCACCTCCTCCGGGCTCAAGCCGGAGACCATCGATTTGAAAACGAATGGCAAGCCGCCCGAAATTGAGCTGACCGGTCCTCAGAAACGGGCCAACGACCCGTAAGCGGACTCCGCCGGATCCCATCGAACTATTGTTTCGGCCTCGTTTTCTGAGTGCCAGTTTCTGTCCGCGCTCCTGCAGAAAGGGCGATCCATGCAAACGCGACTCCGCCGTGGCTTTACGCTGATTGAACTCCTCGTCGTGATCGCGATCATCGCGATCCTGATCGCCCTGCTGCTGCCTGCCGTCCAGCAGGCCCGCGAGGCCGCCCGCCGGACCGAATGCCGCAACATCCTGAAGCAGTGGGGCCTGGCGCTCCACAACTATCACGACACCTTCACCCGGCTGCCCTACGGCTGCATGGGACTCAATTCCGGTACCCCCCCCGCGAACAACATGGGCTTCCATGTCCTGCTCCTACCGTACATCGACCAGGCCCCGCTCTACAACCAGTTTAACTTCAGCCTGAACTACGGCAGCGCTCCGAACCTCGCTCTGAACGCCAATTCGGCGCCGCTGTTTTTCTGTTCGAGTGCCCGCCTGGTCG harbors:
- a CDS encoding dihydrofolate reductase family protein; the protein is MRSLRYSINITLDGCCDHRAGSTDEELHRDWAEKLAQADALLFGRVTYEMMEAAWRPPATGVRPDWMADWMEPFARTIDAAKKYVVSSTLDRVDWNAELVRGDLGEAVQQLKREPGKGLFVGGVKLPLALAELGLIDEYEFVVHPRLAGHGPTLFAGLSKYVDLRLVGRREFGCGAVAMQYVPRR
- a CDS encoding carboxypeptidase-like regulatory domain-containing protein, with the protein product MQRWMAIAVVMGLALMAIGCGGSGRPRLVKVQGKVTLDGQPLEGAQVALLFVTTEKGKYQRPSRATTDPGGAFTPQTYGNDDGLPVGKYKVGVIKREIVGNLPANFSEENPEASNVKYKWTTPREYADPASSGLEVEVTSSGLKPETIDLKTNGKPPEIELTGPQKRANDP
- a CDS encoding DUF1559 domain-containing protein; translated protein: MTDHVSDLQARLQPAEATSRLNLFTNCSLKSNWLGAADFPESPDSFRNAVRDAGFVIRSAAVCGWNVFDFAIVVVIVVIVVIASSSFTRWIDPMNPIVRPDRRASSGFTLIELLVVIAIIAILIALLLPAVQQAREAARRTQCKNHLKQLGLAFHNYIDVHKRFPPYCVAGGLGTGSQEVTRNWAYPSMLLPMLDQAPLYNQLGVGQTNLVPFAANSTPHDYTTAAAGSKEKLFTTKISVFFCPSSSGADVNKYQNNLGTMMFAMNNQIAQQPSSSAPGAPALPLGDILDGTSNTMLMAEKSLMDSPFVAVGAQWIMGRSCVTLSSSNRLDIVAAQCPMNTPFDGSPDSANLCYNENSPSTLVSRASVASPHVGGAHFLFCDGSVKFISENVQANPVTGSTGAGGNYIYQNLFNINDRNSIGDF
- a CDS encoding putative 2OG-Fe(II) oxygenase; translated protein: MEVTDYAFFPTRVATIQFPDTGPLNAELCDLFERRPELDDRFNTHPDALNLLRLADRVPAIEQLRSMFLTGVKHWLEAEGIAGPEGLDLLLFSNRVGRGEGTIVHNHPADLIGIYYARTADSDRPPIQPADGEDYFEPGDGVLVLHDPRFNANLTAVCHRDHVKVIPRPGLMLIFPAYVWHSVTPHRGEFHRLAFSMNFTLRWPAGPAEYHSLKQ
- a CDS encoding VOC family protein, yielding MTVKRMDNVLIVVDDLEAAKAFFIELGLRLEGETTVEGPLVGKLIGLNDVRATLAMLRTPDGQGIELDKFHTPDAIRFGPVNAPVNALGIRRVMFAVDDIGAVVAHMRAHGAELIGEMQYEDMYRLAYIRGPEGIIVALAEQFG